Proteins co-encoded in one Bradyrhizobium sp. 170 genomic window:
- a CDS encoding NAD(P)/FAD-dependent oxidoreductase has product MAQTTSLGATPIPDFDAIIIGAGMSGLYQLYRLREQGFRVRVFEAGTDVGGTWYWNRYPGARFDSESYSYGYSFSRELLAEWEWSEHFAGQPETLRYLNYVADKFDLRRDIQFRSRVTAAVYDEGSRGWSITLEDGSRVDTRFLITAIGPLSTPTLPRIEGRDSFAGDSFHTARWPKEPVDFTGKRVAVIGTGATGVQTIQTIAGQVGHLTVFQRTPNWCAPLHNGKIDAETQVKIKAGYPQMFARCQETFACFLHTPDPRGAFEVSDEEREAFYEKLYGERGFGIWQGNFRDILIDRKANATISDFVARKIRQRVKNQAVAEKLIPRNHGFGTRRLPLETFYYEVYNQANVELVDINEAPIERITSVGIRTSDREYAFDIIIYATGFDAITGSFDKIDFRGAGGARLKDKWRQGPETYLGIMVHEFPNMLMLMGPHTALGNIPRSIEYSVDWVTGLVRFAMDKGLTRLEATPEGVASWTDHVKALGVGLLSNEVNSWMTGINSNVEGKQTRIVARYSGSAPAYRARCDEVAAKGYDELRLG; this is encoded by the coding sequence TTGGCGCAAACTACAAGCCTGGGAGCGACGCCAATTCCGGATTTCGACGCCATCATCATCGGCGCGGGCATGTCGGGCCTGTACCAGCTCTACCGGCTGCGCGAACAGGGTTTTCGCGTGCGCGTGTTCGAGGCCGGCACCGATGTCGGCGGCACCTGGTACTGGAACCGCTATCCCGGCGCGCGCTTCGATTCGGAGAGCTATTCCTACGGCTATTCGTTCTCCCGGGAGTTGCTGGCCGAATGGGAGTGGTCGGAGCATTTCGCCGGCCAGCCGGAGACGCTGCGCTATCTCAATTATGTCGCCGACAAGTTCGACCTGCGCCGCGATATCCAGTTTCGCAGCCGGGTGACGGCGGCGGTTTATGATGAGGGCTCGCGGGGCTGGAGCATTACCCTGGAAGACGGCAGCCGCGTCGACACGCGGTTCCTGATCACGGCCATCGGGCCGCTGTCGACGCCAACGCTGCCGCGGATCGAGGGGCGCGACAGTTTTGCAGGTGACTCCTTCCACACTGCGCGATGGCCGAAGGAGCCCGTCGATTTCACCGGCAAGCGCGTCGCCGTGATCGGCACCGGCGCGACCGGCGTGCAGACGATCCAGACCATTGCCGGACAAGTCGGCCATCTCACCGTGTTCCAACGCACGCCGAACTGGTGCGCGCCGCTGCACAACGGCAAGATCGACGCCGAGACGCAAGTGAAGATCAAGGCCGGCTATCCCCAGATGTTCGCCCGCTGTCAGGAGACCTTCGCCTGCTTCCTGCACACGCCGGACCCGCGCGGCGCGTTCGAGGTTTCGGACGAGGAGCGCGAGGCGTTTTATGAAAAGCTCTATGGCGAGCGCGGCTTCGGCATCTGGCAGGGCAATTTCCGCGACATACTGATCGACCGCAAGGCGAACGCGACGATCTCGGATTTTGTCGCGCGAAAAATTCGCCAGCGGGTGAAGAACCAGGCAGTGGCGGAAAAGCTGATTCCAAGGAATCACGGTTTTGGTACCCGCCGGCTGCCGCTCGAGACCTTCTATTACGAGGTCTATAACCAGGCCAATGTCGAACTGGTCGACATCAACGAAGCGCCGATCGAACGCATTACATCCGTGGGCATCAGGACCAGCGACAGGGAATACGCGTTCGACATCATCATCTACGCGACGGGCTTCGACGCCATCACCGGCAGTTTCGACAAGATCGATTTTCGCGGCGCAGGCGGCGCGCGGCTGAAGGACAAGTGGAGACAAGGGCCGGAGACCTATCTCGGCATCATGGTGCACGAATTTCCGAACATGCTGATGCTGATGGGGCCGCACACCGCGCTCGGCAACATTCCGCGCAGTATCGAATACAGCGTCGACTGGGTGACGGGGCTTGTTCGGTTTGCGATGGACAAGGGATTGACGCGGCTGGAGGCGACGCCCGAGGGCGTTGCCTCCTGGACCGATCATGTGAAAGCGCTCGGCGTGGGGCTGTTGTCCAACGAGGTCAATTCCTGGATGACCGGCATCAATTCCAACGTCGAAGGCAAGCAGACGCGCATCGTCGCCCGCTACAGCGGCAGCGCGCCTGCGTATCGCGCAAGGTGCGACGAGGTGGCGGCGAAGGGGTATGATGAGTTGCGGCTGGGGTAG